Proteins from a single region of bacterium:
- a CDS encoding RNA polymerase sigma factor: MAEHAIDSTQFDIVRKCMEGDQHSFRRLFDMYKDRVYTTSCRLLGNAEDAEDATQEIFIRIYHNIKKFRGDSSVFTWIYRITVNTCIEHMRKRKKERGNESLDEMEEYSSVPSSHVSSEIVKLIVEREIEELPDNCRAVFVLHIIEGFKHNEIAEMLGISDGTSKSQLSYAKSRLREKLLPYMEVIYNEL; encoded by the coding sequence GTGGCAGAGCATGCAATCGATTCAACCCAGTTCGATATCGTGCGGAAATGCATGGAAGGTGACCAGCATTCTTTCCGGAGGCTGTTCGATATGTATAAGGACAGGGTATATACCACTTCATGCAGGCTGCTCGGTAATGCCGAGGACGCGGAGGACGCCACACAGGAAATTTTCATCAGGATATACCATAACATAAAGAAATTCAGAGGCGATTCTTCCGTATTCACCTGGATATACCGCATAACCGTAAACACCTGTATCGAGCATATGCGTAAAAGAAAAAAAGAACGCGGTAATGAAAGCCTTGACGAAATGGAAGAATATTCATCGGTTCCATCGTCTCATGTTTCATCTGAAATAGTAAAACTAATCGTCGAACGTGAAATCGAAGAACTTCCCGACAACTGCAGGGCGGTGTTTGTCCTGCATATCATCGAGGGTTTCAAACATAATGAAATTGCGGAGATGCTCGGTATCTCCGACGGAACATCGAAATCACAACTCTCTTATGCAAAATCACGTCTTCGTGAAAAACTCCTTCCATACATGGAGGTGATATATAATGAACTGTGA
- a CDS encoding glutamate dehydrogenase — MAEPNYYPDGDILHKEVMTEMEEISGLLSLDDIYVKRLRKPQKTLVLHLPVMMDNGTIEIFDAWRVQHNLFRGPSKGGIRYHPQTNLERTIAHAALMSWKAAVVNIPFGGAKGAVCCDPKTMSSVELENLTRRYTWEISPIIGPDRDIPAPEVGTDSTTMAQIMDGYSIFAGYSVPNVVTGKPISVGGTEGRRDAVARGLMHVLKEVARNRQIYLFNSTAAIQGFGRVGRSIARYLNEAGCKIIALSDSKGGIYCEDGIN, encoded by the coding sequence ATGGCAGAACCGAATTATTACCCTGATGGTGATATACTGCATAAAGAAGTCATGACCGAAATGGAAGAAATCTCGGGATTACTTTCGCTCGATGATATCTATGTCAAACGTCTCAGAAAACCCCAGAAAACGCTCGTGCTTCATCTTCCGGTCATGATGGACAACGGCACGATTGAAATTTTCGATGCATGGCGGGTTCAGCACAATCTTTTCCGCGGACCGTCAAAAGGAGGAATACGGTATCATCCTCAAACGAATCTTGAGAGAACCATCGCTCATGCGGCGCTGATGAGCTGGAAAGCCGCTGTGGTCAATATCCCTTTTGGCGGCGCAAAAGGGGCGGTATGCTGCGATCCAAAGACCATGTCATCCGTGGAGCTGGAAAACCTGACCCGCCGGTACACATGGGAAATTTCACCGATCATCGGTCCCGATAGAGATATCCCTGCACCGGAAGTTGGAACCGATTCCACGACCATGGCGCAGATCATGGATGGTTACAGCATTTTTGCAGGGTATTCGGTGCCGAACGTAGTGACCGGGAAGCCGATTTCGGTCGGGGGAACCGAGGGCAGACGGGATGCGGTTGCACGCGGTCTCATGCATGTTTTGAAAGAGGTTGCCCGTAACCGTCAGATTTATCTCTTCAATTCGACCGCTGCGATTCAGGGCTTCGGAAGGGTTGGACGGAGCATAGCCCGATACCTGAACGAGGCGGGATGTAAAATAATTGCGCTTTCCGATTCAAAAGGCGGCATATATTGCGAAGATGGAATAAAT